The genomic stretch ACGGTAAAAGCGACTTCGTTAAAATTATTTACCCGTTCTTGCGGACTAAGATTTGAGGTTTGAACTCGGGCTAATTTTTCATAGTAATTAAAATTCATCTTCGTATGTCGGATGATAGTTGGGGCAGGAATTTTTGCAGGTTCTCTTTCTCGTAAATAGTCGTCAATTGCCTCAGCTGCCTTTCTTCCCAAACCAATCGCCTCAGTGACCAGACCGAGTTGATTTGTTACATCACCACCAGCAAACACCTTATCAATGTTTGTTTTTCCTCTTTCATCGATGGTAATCCAGCCTTTTTCATTTTTGATTTGCTCTAAACCTGTAAAAACAGGTATTTGACTGATAGCGGCAATGATAGCAGTTGCCTTTATTTCAAATTCAGACCCGGCAATAGGTATTGGTCTTCTGCGACCACTGGCATCTGGCTCACCCAGTTCCATACGAATACACTTTAATCCAACGGTTTTGTTACCTTGTTTTATGACTTCAACTGGAGCGACTAAAAGTTCAAGATGAATTCCTTCTTCTTCGGCTTGATTAACCTCATGCTCAATAGCCGGCATCTCTACTTTTGTTCTTCGATAGAGGATAGTTACATCCGCATTTTGTCTTCTGGCGACCCTGGCCGCATCAATGGCACTATTTCCACCACCAATGACCAGCACCTTTGAACCTAAATCAATTTGTTTGCCAGAATTAATCTGATTCAGATACCAGGCCGCGGTAAAAACACCTTCAGCATCTTCGCCCGGAATGTTTAGACCCGCTCCTTGATGTGCACCAATAGCTACATACACCGCATTATAGCCTTTTTGTAACTGTTCAAATGAAATATCTTCTCCAATCCTTGTCTTGCATTTGAGTTCAATCCCTAATTCTAAAATCGCATTAATCTCAGCATCAAGAATATCTTCTGGCAATCGGTAGCGAGGGATACCATATCTGAGCATTCCGCCTGGCTTGTCAAATCCTTCAAACACAGTAACTTTATAGCCTTTTCTGGCTAATTGATAGGCACAGGAAAGACCTGACGGTCCTGCACCAATTACGGCAACCTTCTCTGGATATGTATCCGGATAAAGTTTTTTATGTTTCAGGTTATTTTTAATCCCGTACTCACCAATGAATCTTTCAACCGCATTAATACTTACTGCCTCGTCCTTTTCTTTTCGATTACATTCTTTTTCACAGGGATGTGGACAAACTCTACCACAAACTGCCGGGAATGGATTTTTATCGACTAAAGTTTCCCATGCCATTTTAAACGCATCTTCATAGTTCCTTCCATAGTTTTGTGATTGAGCAATAATTGTTAAATAACCCCTAATATCTGTTCCACCTGGGCAGGTATAACTACACGGTGGTGTTTTTGGGGTATATTTAGGTCTTAGTGCAGAGGTTTCTCTGCCTCCACGCAAACCAATTTTTTCTAAAGCCCGTTTTCTTGTTTTTAGAACTATAGCCATAGTTTCCTCCTTTGTAACTATTCACCACGAAGAGCACGAAGGACACGAAGATTGGACAGAACAAATCTCTTGTAACTATTTACCCAAATGAAGTGCAAGGTAATCAGTAATCAGGTAATCGGTAATCGGTAACAAGCAATTGATCTTTTCCCTTTACCGATAACCTGATGACCGATAACTGATTACCTGAATTTCACTTCAGATGGCTAAAATGTTACAATCTCTTTATGCCTTCTTTCAATCTTTCCATGTAAATTCAAACAAACCTGGCTCAAGAGTTCGATGCACCGCTATAGTGCCTCCAATGACTCTAATTTATCAAATTTCACTTTGTGTCCTTCGTGGTGAATAGTTACCAAACATTTTACTCATTCGCGGCCGCTTCTTTATGAGGTATCTCGACAAATGTGCCCCCAAAGTAGGTATAGACACAGCGTCCGGAATCTATTAACATATTGATAGCCTTCCTCGCATCGTCTTTGGAAACTCTATCCTCACCATATTGCATAGTCATCTCTTTAGGCAAGTCATTTGGTTTAAATTTTTTCTTACCGGCGTATTCCTCTATCATTTTGAACATTGCATCCGCTATTTCTTCAATAGACATTTTATCTGCCATTTTTTATCCTCCTATTGTTATAGATATGCCGCCCAGTCACACGGTCATTGATTAGCCACAGAGCCACAGAGGGCACAGAGAGAGAGTATAAGTTGTTTTTATGTCGTGTAGTCTAACATAGACTTACTCCTCAGTAGTACTCTGATAAGAAACATTTTGGTTCTTTAGTTCATATTCCTCTGTGTTCTCTGTGTCTCTGTGGCTAAATATCTTTACTTCATCTGCGTTGTCTTTCGATATGTTTGACCGGCATGTTTAAAGTCATCGATATGATACTTGGTGAATTTAATACCGGTCAAATCAAAGAATTTTGGCCAGCCAATTCGATTTATCCATTCACCAACCCGTTCGTATTTTCTGGCATTTTTGGCATAGACCTCAATGATATTTTTTACCGCAGAGACGGCTTCAGGCCATCTTGGTGGATTATTTGGTAGAAAAGGTATGGCTAATTTAGTGAACATAGGTGTAGTTCTTGCATTGGAAACCTTTCCGCCTACCCAGATAGAGACGCCATCATTTAATGGGTCAGCAATTGGCATCGCTGGACAAACAGTGTAGCAATTGCCGCAATACATACAATTATCTTCATCTATCTCTACCGATTTTTTACCATCAATGATAGTTGGTCTAATCGCCGCCAAAGGGCAGGAGGCAACAATTGATGGAATCTCACACAAATTGCCTAATTTTTCATGATTAATCTTGGGTGGTCTTCGGTGAACACCAAGAATGGCGATGTCTGAGCAATGCACAGCACCACACATATTTAGACAGCATGCTACCGCAATCCTTAATTTATGTGGTAATGCTATTTTGCCGGTAAAATAATCGGTCAATTCATCCATCACGGATTTAACAATACCTGAGGCATCCGTAGCCGCAGAATGGCAATGAACCCAGCCTTGTGTATGAACGACATTGGAAATAGTATTTTTTGTTCCGCCTACAGGCAGATTCTGAATCTCCAAATCCTTGATTAAAGGTTCGATATTGCCTTCCTTTGCCAGTAAAAATTCAACATTGTTTCTACTGGTAAATCTCAAATACCCATCGCAGTATTTATCCGCCAGGTCACATATCAGTCGGATAAAATCACTGCTCATCAATCTGGGTGAGCCAACCCGCACTGTATAAATTTTAGCCCCTGTTTCCGCAACATGGACTAAAACACCTGGTTTTAATACCTCATGGTATTTCCACTTACCATAGTTTTCCTTGATAATTGGGTGTAAAAACTTTTCATAATGTGGTGGACCTATATCTGTTTGTCTTTCTGCCATTTTTTAATTTACCTCCTTGTTTTTGCCACAGAGACACGGAGAACACAGAGACTTTTTGTAACATTTTAGCCATCTGAAGTGAAATTCAGGTAATCAGTTATCGGTCATCAGGTTATCGGTAAAGGAAAAAGATCAATTGGTTGTTACCGATTACCGATTACCTGATTACCGATTACCTTGCACTTCATTTGGGTAAATAGTTCCGACTTCTTATTATTTCTTTGTGAACTCTGTGCCTCTGTGGCTAATATTTTACTCTTCCTCGTAATACTCCTCATAGAATATGTATGGATTCTCTCTGGGTTGGGAGACCATTTGTGGGACCGGCTCAAGCCCTATTTTTTCAAGGAAATTACCCAGTCCTATTCGTTGGATACATTCACCAATTCGTTCTCTTGCTTTGCCATATTCATCCCAGAAATCCCAGATTCTTCGGATAAGACTCTTAAGTTCCTCATAAGGTGGTTCCATTTTCATAAAGGGTACCAGCACTGATGATAATTGTGCTCCTTCAACAATTGGTGCTTTTGCACCCAGAAGGATACAAGCACCCTTCTCTTTTCCTATGCGAAGGGCTTTTGGCAGGACATTAATACAATGCATACACTTACTGCAGGATTCATTATCAATCTTTAGTTCTTTTCCATCCCATTGGATACATCTTTTGGGGCATTTATCGCAGACATCAGATTGAATATTTGAGTATTCTTTAACGGCATCCTGGTCAATCTGGATGTTATCCTGCCATATTCCGATAACTGAAAAATCAGATCTGGCAATAGATGCGACGCAATCATTGGGACAGCCAGCCATCTTGAATTTCCATTTGTAAGGGAAAAATGGGCGATGGAGTTCATCCTGATAGGTCATAGTTAAATCGTAAGTCAGTGCCAGTGTATCGTAGCAAGCAAATTCACATCTTGCCGGTCCAAGACAACAACTTGGCGTTCTCACATCAGACCCTGAACCACCTAAATCCCAATTATTTGAAGATAAATCAGTAAAAAATGGTTCAAGGGCATCGGTATCCGCACCTAAAAATATTATATCCCCGGTTGAGCCATGCATATTAAGGACTCCCGAACCATATTTATCCCATGTATCCACTAATTGTCGCAAAGCCGCAGTTGTGTAAAACCAAGCTGAAGGTTGATTGACACGCACAGTATGGAAATGTGCCGCATTAGGAAATTCCTCCGGGACATCTGAAAATCTACCAATCACACCACCACCATACCCTTTAACTCCAACAATACCACCGTGTTTCCAATGAGTTTTCTTATCTTTATAAGATAACTCAAGTTGACCTAAAAGGTCTTTTGCTTTAGGGCTTCTCTGGCTAAGTTTCTTCAGGTCTTTAACAAAACTTGGCCATTTACCCTTCTCTAACTCGTCCAATAACGGTGTTTTTGAATCAGACATTGATTTTTTCCTCCTTATTTATAATTTTGGATTTTGGGTTAAAACTCATCAAATCCCATAACATCCATGAATATTTTCGACCTGTGAAATAGGTTTTAATAAGAGGCAAGAAACTTTCCATAGATAAGATATTCAAGCTCTACTACTACTAAAAACAGGTCGCTCCTACGGAGCTGCAAATATATTGCTTTTGCGAAATTACTACAAACAGATTGTTCCTACGGAGCTTTATTCAAGTTAGTTCCATAGGAGCGATCTGTTTATTCTGTTTCTCACCTTCTCACCCTCTATTGGGGGATATTTGTATAAACCTATTTCACAGGTCGAATTTTTTTTGGGGGTAAAAAAATAATTTAGTATTGTGTCCCCGGACTTACTTACTTCGGCGGCGGGCTTGCCTGCCGTCCGATGCAACGTCTGGTTAGACAGAGAAGCTATCAGTTTTTTCTAAAGCGTTCTTGATCTCCTTTACAACTTTTGGATTCTGTTCTTTTGATAAAGTTTCTTCAAGTATCTTTTTTGCCTTCTTGTTGCCTATTCTTCCTAATGCCCACGCAGAATATGCTCTGATTTGTGGCTTAGGGTGTTGTAGTGTCTCTTCAAGTGCACCAACTGCAGCAGGATCAGCAATGTTACCAATCGCAACGATGGCATTTCCTCGCATGGTATCTATCCCTGCCCATCTGGCGAAGCGAGAGAGCGTCTTTCTAAAGTATTCTCTATCAGAAGTGACCAGAGGAATGAGCTCTGGACTGTCACTAACCTCTTCTAATGGTACAGGATATTTATCACGAGGTTTAAGATGTTTATTCTTGGGACAAACTTTCAAACACTCGCCACAGCCAAAAAGACGATTTTCTTGTTTCTCCCGAAGCTCTGGAGAAATAAAAGTTCCCCAGAGCCAATTAGTGATACACCTTTTTCTCTCTACCTTAAAAGGTTCATAGATTGCCCGTGTAGGACAAGCCTTAAGGCAAATATCACATTCCTCACAATCAAAGTCTTTTACAGGATGATCTTCATAATCTAATGGAGCATTGGTTATCAGAGTTTCAAACATTACCCAAGAACCTAAATTTTCGGTGAGTACCACTGCATTCTTGCCATACTTACCCAGTCCTGCCCGTACAGCCGCAAGCTTTGCAGGTATCTTCATAGAGGAAACTGCCTTGAACCCTTCCTTGCGTAAGAATTGCTTGATGACCTTCTCGGTGTAAGCACGCATAGGCATATATACCTTAACTCCATAGGAACTGAACCTGCCTCGCGGATTGCCTGGTTCAGATGGCAAAATGTTAAGCTTGTCATAGATACAA from bacterium encodes the following:
- a CDS encoding NAD(P)-binding protein, which translates into the protein MAIVLKTRKRALEKIGLRGGRETSALRPKYTPKTPPCSYTCPGGTDIRGYLTIIAQSQNYGRNYEDAFKMAWETLVDKNPFPAVCGRVCPHPCEKECNRKEKDEAVSINAVERFIGEYGIKNNLKHKKLYPDTYPEKVAVIGAGPSGLSCAYQLARKGYKVTVFEGFDKPGGMLRYGIPRYRLPEDILDAEINAILELGIELKCKTRIGEDISFEQLQKGYNAVYVAIGAHQGAGLNIPGEDAEGVFTAAWYLNQINSGKQIDLGSKVLVIGGGNSAIDAARVARRQNADVTILYRRTKVEMPAIEHEVNQAEEEGIHLELLVAPVEVIKQGNKTVGLKCIRMELGEPDASGRRRPIPIAGSEFEIKATAIIAAISQIPVFTGLEQIKNEKGWITIDERGKTNIDKVFAGGDVTNQLGLVTEAIGLGRKAAEAIDDYLREREPAKIPAPTIIRHTKMNFNYYEKLARVQTSNLSPQERVNNFNEVAFTVDEPVAIAETKRCMSCGQCFDCDNCYILCSDSAVKKLPKGKHYEFNLALCQGCKKCAEECPCGYIDMI
- the dsrB gene encoding dissimilatory-type sulfite reductase subunit beta; its protein translation is MAERQTDIGPPHYEKFLHPIIKENYGKWKYHEVLKPGVLVHVAETGAKIYTVRVGSPRLMSSDFIRLICDLADKYCDGYLRFTSRNNVEFLLAKEGNIEPLIKDLEIQNLPVGGTKNTISNVVHTQGWVHCHSAATDASGIVKSVMDELTDYFTGKIALPHKLRIAVACCLNMCGAVHCSDIAILGVHRRPPKINHEKLGNLCEIPSIVASCPLAAIRPTIIDGKKSVEIDEDNCMYCGNCYTVCPAMPIADPLNDGVSIWVGGKVSNARTTPMFTKLAIPFLPNNPPRWPEAVSAVKNIIEVYAKNARKYERVGEWINRIGWPKFFDLTGIKFTKYHIDDFKHAGQTYRKTTQMK
- the dsrA gene encoding dissimilatory-type sulfite reductase subunit alpha, with product MSDSKTPLLDELEKGKWPSFVKDLKKLSQRSPKAKDLLGQLELSYKDKKTHWKHGGIVGVKGYGGGVIGRFSDVPEEFPNAAHFHTVRVNQPSAWFYTTAALRQLVDTWDKYGSGVLNMHGSTGDIIFLGADTDALEPFFTDLSSNNWDLGGSGSDVRTPSCCLGPARCEFACYDTLALTYDLTMTYQDELHRPFFPYKWKFKMAGCPNDCVASIARSDFSVIGIWQDNIQIDQDAVKEYSNIQSDVCDKCPKRCIQWDGKELKIDNESCSKCMHCINVLPKALRIGKEKGACILLGAKAPIVEGAQLSSVLVPFMKMEPPYEELKSLIRRIWDFWDEYGKARERIGECIQRIGLGNFLEKIGLEPVPQMVSQPRENPYIFYEEYYEEE
- a CDS encoding 4Fe-4S double cluster binding domain-containing protein, translating into MKIKISDGLKRETIAAEIDLIGITSAKPFNIQGEKEKVVDPKEILKDAQAVIVGGFCIYDKLNILPSEPGNPRGRFSSYGVKVYMPMRAYTEKVIKQFLRKEGFKAVSSMKIPAKLAAVRAGLGKYGKNAVVLTENLGSWVMFETLITNAPLDYEDHPVKDFDCEECDICLKACPTRAIYEPFKVERKRCITNWLWGTFISPELREKQENRLFGCGECLKVCPKNKHLKPRDKYPVPLEEVSDSPELIPLVTSDREYFRKTLSRFARWAGIDTMRGNAIVAIGNIADPAAVGALEETLQHPKPQIRAYSAWALGRIGNKKAKKILEETLSKEQNPKVVKEIKNALEKTDSFSV